The proteins below come from a single Thermopolyspora flexuosa genomic window:
- a CDS encoding rhodanese-like domain-containing protein, whose product MVEVIDRWAVQGLLDSQEAQLVDVSPRAAYAWAHLPQAAHLPLEEIRDTAAERLNPARPVIVYGQDWLCDRSARAARLLERLGFHDVFDYAAGRMDWLSADLPYAGDAVLVSRIVRHDPVITSAGDAVSGVEPRVGADPAGVAVVVGGQDVVLGLIGERELKGASPDARAEEIMRIDIPTVRPSEEVAALSARMDREGLDEVVVTMTDGRLVGIVPAAAVRTPGDPPGDGPDEDPYL is encoded by the coding sequence ATGGTTGAGGTCATCGACCGCTGGGCCGTACAGGGCCTGCTGGACAGTCAGGAGGCCCAGCTCGTGGACGTGTCGCCGCGGGCGGCGTACGCGTGGGCGCACCTGCCGCAGGCGGCCCACCTGCCGCTCGAGGAGATCCGCGACACGGCGGCCGAGCGGCTGAACCCGGCGCGGCCGGTCATCGTGTACGGCCAGGACTGGCTGTGCGACCGCAGCGCCCGGGCCGCCCGGCTGCTGGAGCGGCTCGGCTTCCACGACGTCTTCGACTACGCCGCGGGCCGGATGGACTGGCTGTCGGCGGACCTCCCCTACGCGGGCGACGCGGTCCTCGTGTCGCGGATCGTCCGCCACGACCCGGTCATCACCTCGGCGGGCGACGCGGTCTCCGGCGTCGAGCCCCGCGTGGGCGCCGACCCGGCGGGCGTGGCCGTGGTGGTCGGCGGGCAGGACGTCGTGCTCGGCCTCATCGGCGAGCGGGAGCTGAAGGGCGCGTCCCCCGACGCCCGCGCCGAGGAGATCATGCGGATCGACATCCCCACGGTACGGCCCAGCGAGGAGGTCGCCGCGCTGAGCGCGCGCATGGACCGCGAGGGCCTCGACGAGGTCGTGGTCACGATGACCGACGGCCGCCTGGTCGGCATCGTGCCGGCCGCCGCCGTACGCACCCCCGGTGATCCGCCCGGTGACGGGCCCGACGAGGACCCCTACCTGTGA
- the dapD gene encoding 2,3,4,5-tetrahydropyridine-2,6-dicarboxylate N-succinyltransferase, protein MTAIDPSNTGAHGIGLATIAADGTVLDTWFPAPELGEPPSTGTRRLSADEAGDLAGLIGPDPDRGVEVVAVHTGIAKLSEPPADAHDVYLRLHLLSARLVRPHGLNLDGVFGKLANVVWTNFGPCPVEGFEQVRLRLRRRGPVTVYGVDKFPRMVDYVVPSGVRIADADRVRLGAHLAPGTTVMHEGFVNFNAGTLGASMVEGRISAGVVVGDGSDIGGGASIMGTLSGGGKEVISIGERCLLGANAGIGISLGDDCVVEAGLYVTAGTKVRLADGRVVKARELSGASGLLFRRNSTTGAVEAIPREGEGITLNADLHAND, encoded by the coding sequence GTGACAGCCATCGATCCATCCAACACTGGGGCGCACGGGATCGGCCTGGCGACGATCGCGGCCGACGGCACCGTGCTGGACACCTGGTTTCCGGCTCCCGAGCTGGGCGAGCCGCCGTCCACCGGCACGCGACGACTCTCCGCCGACGAGGCGGGCGATCTGGCCGGGCTGATCGGGCCCGACCCCGACCGGGGCGTGGAGGTCGTGGCGGTCCACACCGGCATCGCCAAGCTCTCCGAGCCGCCCGCCGACGCGCACGACGTCTACCTGCGGCTCCACCTGCTGTCGGCGCGCCTGGTCCGGCCGCACGGGCTCAACCTCGACGGCGTCTTCGGCAAGCTCGCCAACGTCGTGTGGACCAACTTCGGTCCCTGCCCGGTGGAGGGCTTCGAGCAGGTACGGCTGCGCCTGCGCCGCCGCGGCCCGGTCACCGTCTACGGCGTGGACAAGTTCCCGCGCATGGTCGACTACGTGGTGCCGAGCGGCGTGCGCATCGCCGACGCCGACCGGGTACGGCTCGGCGCCCACCTCGCCCCGGGCACCACGGTGATGCACGAGGGCTTCGTCAACTTCAACGCGGGCACGCTCGGCGCCTCGATGGTGGAGGGCCGGATCTCCGCGGGGGTCGTGGTCGGCGACGGCTCCGACATCGGCGGCGGCGCCTCGATCATGGGCACCCTCTCCGGCGGCGGCAAGGAGGTCATCTCCATCGGGGAGCGCTGCCTGCTCGGCGCGAACGCCGGCATCGGCATCTCGCTCGGCGACGACTGCGTGGTCGAGGCCGGGCTGTACGTCACCGCCGGGACGAAGGTGCGCCTCGCGGACGGCCGGGTGGTGAAGGCCCGCGAGCTGTCCGGCGCGAGCGGCCTGCTGTTCCGCCGCAACTCGACCACCGGCGCGGTCGAGGCGATCCCGCGCGAGGGCGAGGGCATCACGCTCAACGCCGACCTGCACGCCAACGACTGA
- a CDS encoding serine/threonine-protein kinase encodes MDLGVRLADRYTLEERVASGGTAEVWRAWDEVLARSVAVKLVSAGGRRGAAFRRRFRDEARSAAGLTHPRVVAIHDYGETEDGFGARTPYLVMEFLHGETLAERLARGPLPVAEAARVCGQVAEALAAAHRAGLVHRDVKPANVFLTPDGVKVLDFGIAWALRGDPVRADPFVWTAPVDPEEPAGPAPYLAPEQLAGQEVTPAADVYALGVILGECLTGGREADAEPPAETPARVVELWRRCRAADPAERPPAAEVAAVLAASLPASLDVPTPPSGVPAVPKPRRTPNPAVGAVATTGLVLVVSALLIGLLVPGGERRTAPEDAAARPVPTQLRATGPAPDTADPSGDVAPEAEVDAGTGIAVETEPADPDTGGQTGTAGRDTSSETMLALAQVASVVQQGLAAGEIRSDVALDFTNLVTNLRNDIVAGTEGEVRARVAALRAKIHTRLREGALSRRYAEVLADSLPDAS; translated from the coding sequence GTGGATCTGGGGGTACGGCTCGCCGACAGGTACACGCTCGAGGAGCGCGTGGCGAGCGGCGGCACGGCCGAGGTGTGGCGGGCCTGGGACGAGGTGCTCGCCCGCTCGGTCGCCGTGAAGCTGGTGAGCGCGGGCGGGCGCCGGGGCGCGGCGTTCCGGCGGCGCTTCCGGGACGAGGCGCGGTCGGCCGCCGGGCTCACCCACCCGCGGGTGGTGGCGATCCACGACTACGGCGAGACCGAGGACGGATTCGGCGCGCGCACGCCGTACCTGGTGATGGAGTTCCTGCACGGGGAGACCCTCGCCGAGCGGCTCGCCCGCGGGCCGCTGCCGGTCGCCGAGGCTGCCCGGGTGTGCGGGCAGGTGGCCGAGGCGCTCGCCGCCGCCCACCGGGCCGGGCTGGTGCACCGGGACGTCAAGCCCGCGAACGTGTTCCTCACCCCGGACGGGGTGAAGGTGCTCGACTTCGGCATCGCCTGGGCGCTGCGCGGCGACCCGGTGCGCGCCGACCCCTTCGTGTGGACCGCGCCGGTGGATCCGGAGGAGCCCGCGGGGCCCGCGCCGTACCTCGCGCCCGAGCAGCTCGCCGGGCAGGAGGTGACGCCGGCGGCGGACGTGTACGCGCTCGGCGTGATCCTCGGTGAGTGCCTCACCGGCGGCCGGGAGGCCGACGCCGAGCCGCCCGCCGAGACGCCCGCGCGGGTGGTCGAGCTGTGGCGGCGGTGCCGGGCCGCGGACCCGGCGGAGCGGCCGCCCGCGGCGGAGGTGGCCGCGGTGCTCGCGGCGAGCCTGCCCGCGTCGCTCGACGTCCCCACGCCCCCGTCCGGCGTGCCCGCGGTGCCGAAGCCCCGCCGTACCCCGAACCCGGCGGTCGGCGCGGTCGCGACCACCGGCCTGGTGCTCGTGGTGAGCGCGCTGCTGATCGGGCTCCTCGTGCCGGGCGGTGAGCGGAGGACGGCCCCGGAGGACGCCGCGGCCCGCCCGGTGCCGACCCAGCTGCGGGCGACCGGTCCCGCGCCGGACACCGCGGACCCGTCGGGCGACGTGGCCCCGGAGGCCGAGGTGGACGCCGGGACGGGCATCGCCGTGGAGACGGAGCCGGCGGACCCGGACACCGGCGGACAGACCGGTACGGCGGGCCGGGACACCTCGAGCGAGACGATGCTGGCGCTCGCCCAGGTGGCGTCGGTGGTCCAGCAGGGGCTCGCCGCGGGGGAGATCCGGTCCGACGTGGCGCTCGACTTCACCAACCTCGTCACGAACCTGCGCAACGACATCGTCGCCGGGACCGAGGGTGAGGTGCGGGCGCGGGTGGCGGCCCTGCGCGCCAAGATCCACACGCGGCTGCGGGAGGGGGCGCTCAGCCGGCGGTACGCCGAGGTGCTCGCCGACAGCCTGCCCGACGCGTCGTGA
- a CDS encoding tetratricopeptide repeat protein, with product MDHLWIEAERTPSGIDLPPPLLPPVDADRWAGGPYTFGAAIARALVPLALRHRPGLVDAHDIELRTVAPDLRGTVPVRRGSIAETLPPAERILVHAAKRTRRIANGLAEFVRDTVAALRGQDGPAGPRAVVVHNAHLADFTDRELLEILLTRVDPDLLTLVVCAPAPAEPLASALAARARRVPGGRAAGGEDDRAAEEGGRRTWQGGPALPYPSERRLDELAGAELREAIERCFEAGCHHAVAELGRRALEATEPGAEGWWRLVHRTATALAAIDREEEAWALFDQVRRVSTEPAEHAAAAYSTAMLLVRHHDPARRDSEAALPWINQAIAISTLLPDPELRAFKLGFDLNGRALIEMRLGRVEQALELVERAIALADEGLPPDRHPIHRLVLRANRAQLRSMLGHPEEALADLDAAIAADPGYPDYYIDRGNLLHRLGRLDEALADYETAMRVGPPFPEAYYNRAEIRYATGDHDGALADLDYALELDPGFVDAYVNRAGLLAARGDYARARVDAERGLALAPANPYLLCVLGQIEMAEHRADRARQAFDGALRYDPSLATAWANRGILAFETGDLDGAVRDLSRAVELTRANASPREEAPLLFNRAVALRAAGREEEAIADLTRALELAPDDEDVRRALAVG from the coding sequence GTGGACCACCTGTGGATCGAAGCGGAACGGACTCCGTCCGGCATCGACCTTCCTCCGCCTCTCCTCCCGCCGGTCGACGCCGACCGCTGGGCGGGCGGCCCCTACACGTTCGGCGCCGCGATCGCCCGGGCCCTGGTGCCGCTCGCGCTCCGGCACCGGCCCGGGCTGGTCGACGCGCACGACATCGAGCTGCGCACCGTCGCCCCCGATCTGCGCGGCACGGTCCCGGTACGGCGCGGCTCCATCGCCGAGACGCTGCCGCCGGCCGAGCGCATCCTCGTGCACGCCGCCAAGCGCACCCGGCGGATCGCGAACGGCCTGGCGGAGTTCGTGCGCGACACCGTGGCGGCGCTGCGCGGCCAGGACGGCCCGGCCGGTCCCCGCGCGGTCGTGGTGCACAACGCGCACCTGGCGGACTTCACCGACCGGGAGCTGCTGGAGATCCTGCTCACCCGCGTCGACCCGGACCTGCTCACCCTGGTCGTGTGCGCCCCCGCCCCGGCCGAGCCGCTCGCTTCGGCGCTCGCCGCCCGGGCCAGGCGCGTCCCCGGCGGCCGGGCGGCCGGCGGCGAGGACGACCGGGCCGCGGAGGAGGGCGGCCGCCGTACCTGGCAGGGCGGGCCCGCGCTGCCGTACCCGAGCGAGCGCCGCCTCGACGAGCTCGCCGGCGCGGAGCTGCGGGAGGCGATCGAGCGGTGCTTCGAGGCCGGCTGCCACCACGCCGTCGCCGAGCTGGGCCGGCGGGCGCTGGAGGCGACCGAGCCCGGCGCCGAGGGCTGGTGGCGGCTCGTGCACCGCACCGCCACCGCGCTCGCCGCGATCGACCGGGAGGAGGAGGCATGGGCGCTGTTCGACCAGGTGCGCCGGGTGAGCACCGAGCCGGCCGAGCACGCCGCCGCCGCGTACTCCACCGCGATGCTGCTCGTGCGCCACCACGACCCGGCGCGGCGCGACTCCGAGGCGGCGCTGCCGTGGATCAACCAGGCAATCGCCATCTCCACGCTGCTGCCCGACCCGGAGCTGCGCGCGTTCAAGCTCGGCTTCGACCTCAACGGCCGGGCCCTCATCGAGATGCGCCTGGGCCGCGTCGAGCAGGCGCTCGAGCTGGTCGAGCGGGCGATCGCGCTCGCCGACGAGGGGCTGCCGCCGGACCGGCACCCGATCCACCGGCTCGTGCTGCGCGCCAACCGCGCCCAGCTCAGGAGCATGCTGGGCCACCCGGAGGAGGCGCTGGCCGACCTCGACGCCGCCATCGCCGCCGACCCCGGCTACCCCGACTACTACATCGACCGGGGCAACCTGCTGCACCGGCTGGGCCGGCTCGACGAGGCGCTCGCCGACTACGAGACCGCGATGCGCGTGGGGCCGCCGTTCCCCGAGGCGTACTACAACCGCGCCGAGATCCGGTACGCCACCGGCGACCACGACGGCGCGCTCGCCGACCTCGACTACGCGCTCGAGCTCGACCCCGGCTTCGTCGACGCCTACGTCAACCGGGCCGGGCTGCTCGCCGCGCGCGGCGACTACGCGCGCGCCCGGGTCGACGCCGAGCGCGGGCTCGCCCTCGCCCCGGCCAACCCGTACCTGCTGTGCGTGCTCGGCCAGATCGAGATGGCCGAGCACCGGGCCGACCGGGCGCGGCAGGCGTTCGACGGCGCGCTGCGGTACGACCCGTCGCTCGCCACCGCGTGGGCGAACCGCGGCATCCTCGCCTTCGAGACCGGCGACCTGGACGGCGCGGTGCGCGACCTGAGCCGCGCGGTCGAGCTCACCCGGGCGAACGCGTCCCCTCGCGAGGAGGCGCCGCTGCTGTTCAACCGCGCCGTGGCGCTGCGCGCGGCCGGGCGCGAGGAGGAGGCGATCGCCGACCTCACCCGCGCGCTCGAGCTCGCCCCCGACGACGAGGACGTACGGCGGGCCCTCGCGGTCGGCTGA
- a CDS encoding HAD family hydrolase, translating into MPREGAGVVEAVVFDVGETLIDETRIWTRWADRLGVPAGTMLGLLGAMAAAGRPLVEAFRLVRPGFDLDEEIAAWEREDPHGLRVHFDADDLYPDVRPAFDALRAAGYRLIIAGNQPVQAADALAAMRLPVESIHTSDGWGVAKPDPAFFAKVTAVAGVPPARILYVGDRVDNDVLPAKRAGMRTALLRRGPWGYLHAARPEAAEADVVLDGLSGLVAALGADAGTARAGGAG; encoded by the coding sequence ATGCCGAGGGAAGGAGCGGGCGTGGTCGAGGCCGTGGTGTTCGACGTCGGGGAGACGTTGATCGACGAGACCCGCATCTGGACGCGGTGGGCCGACCGGCTCGGCGTGCCGGCCGGGACCATGCTCGGGCTGCTGGGCGCGATGGCCGCGGCCGGTCGGCCGCTCGTGGAGGCGTTCCGGCTGGTACGGCCCGGCTTCGACCTGGACGAGGAGATCGCCGCCTGGGAGCGGGAGGACCCGCACGGCCTGCGGGTGCACTTCGACGCCGACGACCTCTACCCGGACGTCCGCCCGGCGTTCGACGCGCTGCGCGCCGCCGGGTACCGGCTGATCATCGCCGGGAACCAGCCGGTGCAGGCCGCCGACGCGCTCGCCGCGATGCGGCTGCCGGTGGAGTCGATCCACACCTCGGACGGGTGGGGCGTGGCCAAGCCGGATCCGGCCTTCTTCGCCAAGGTGACCGCGGTGGCGGGGGTGCCGCCCGCCCGGATCCTGTACGTCGGGGACCGCGTCGACAACGACGTGCTGCCGGCGAAGCGGGCCGGCATGCGCACCGCGCTGCTGCGCCGCGGCCCCTGGGGATACCTGCACGCCGCCCGCCCCGAGGCCGCGGAGGCCGACGTGGTGCTCGACGGCCTGTCCGGGCTCGTCGCCGCGCTCGGCGCGGACGCGGGTACGGCCCGCGCGGGCGGCGCGGGCTAG
- a CDS encoding glycosyl hydrolase family 18 protein: protein MKKRLVTRLLAAAGTLLLPLGSAVAFAPGAAAAVTPPILVNAAGQAYTDGAGNNWSADRAYSSGGWGHDTTYGTGQVSGDIAGTDDDTLYRSYNLFNGWSGYKFDVPNGTYQVTLKMVEDWATAAGHRRFDVRIEGTTVLTGFDIFAACGRLTACDRTFTANVSDGQLNVQFNMNGGANYAAVAAIAVTGGQGGSDTTPPSAPGNLRATGTTSTSVSLAWNAATDNVGVTGYDVYRNGTRITTVTGTSHTDTGLSPSTTYTYTVRARDAAGNVSQPSNQISATTQSGGGSDTTPPSAPGNLRVTGTTSASVSLAWNAATDNVGVTGYDVYRNGTRITTVTGTSHTDTGLSPSTTYTYTVRAKDAAGNVSQPSNQVSATTQSSPGNGGGGKKVLGYFVDWAVYQRNYHVKNIDTSGSAAKLGYINYAFGNVVNGQCVIADTYAAYDRFYSAAESVDGVADTWDQGALRGNFNQLRKLKKKYPHIKVLFSFGGWTYSGGFTQAAQNPAAFADSCYRLLKDPRWADVFDGIDIDWEYPNACGLSCDSSGPAAFRNLMAALRAKFGPDYLITAAITADGTPGGKIDAADYAGAAQYVDWYNVMTYDYFGAWAQNGPTAPHSPLTSYNGIPTPGFYADAAIQKLKSKGVPASKLLLGIGFYGRGWTGVTQSAPGGSATGPAPGTYENGVEDYKVLKTKCPATGTIAGTAYAHCGNEWWSYDTPATINGKMTYAKNQGLGGAFFWELTGDTANGELITAIHNGLK, encoded by the coding sequence GTGAAGAAACGACTTGTCACCAGACTTCTCGCGGCGGCGGGAACGCTGTTGCTGCCGCTCGGGTCGGCCGTCGCCTTCGCCCCGGGCGCCGCCGCGGCCGTGACGCCTCCGATCCTGGTGAACGCCGCCGGGCAGGCGTACACCGACGGCGCGGGCAACAACTGGTCGGCGGACCGCGCCTACAGCAGCGGCGGCTGGGGACACGACACCACGTACGGCACCGGCCAGGTCAGCGGCGACATCGCGGGCACCGACGATGACACGCTCTACCGGAGCTACAACCTCTTCAACGGCTGGTCCGGCTACAAGTTCGACGTGCCGAACGGCACCTACCAGGTCACCCTGAAGATGGTCGAGGACTGGGCGACCGCCGCCGGGCACCGCAGGTTCGACGTGCGGATCGAGGGCACCACGGTGCTCACCGGCTTCGACATCTTCGCCGCCTGCGGCCGGCTCACCGCCTGCGACCGCACGTTCACCGCGAACGTCTCCGACGGCCAGCTCAACGTGCAGTTCAACATGAACGGCGGCGCCAACTACGCGGCGGTCGCCGCGATCGCGGTCACCGGCGGCCAGGGCGGCTCCGACACCACCCCGCCGAGCGCGCCCGGCAACCTGCGCGCCACCGGCACCACGTCCACCAGCGTCTCCCTCGCCTGGAACGCCGCCACCGACAACGTCGGCGTCACCGGCTACGACGTCTACCGCAACGGCACCCGGATCACCACCGTCACCGGCACCAGCCACACCGACACCGGCCTGAGCCCGTCGACCACCTACACCTACACGGTCCGCGCCCGGGACGCCGCGGGCAACGTCTCCCAGCCGAGCAACCAGATCAGCGCCACCACCCAGTCCGGCGGCGGCTCCGACACCACCCCGCCGAGCGCGCCCGGCAACCTCCGGGTCACCGGCACCACGTCGGCGAGCGTCTCCCTCGCCTGGAACGCCGCCACCGACAACGTCGGCGTCACCGGCTACGACGTCTACCGCAACGGCACCCGGATCACCACCGTCACCGGCACCAGCCACACCGACACCGGCCTGAGCCCGTCGACCACCTACACCTACACCGTGCGGGCCAAGGACGCCGCCGGTAACGTCTCCCAGCCGAGCAACCAGGTGAGCGCCACCACCCAGTCGTCGCCCGGCAACGGCGGCGGGGGCAAGAAGGTGCTCGGCTACTTCGTCGACTGGGCCGTCTACCAGCGCAACTACCACGTCAAGAACATCGACACCAGCGGCTCGGCCGCCAAGCTCGGCTACATCAACTACGCCTTCGGCAACGTGGTCAACGGCCAGTGCGTGATCGCCGACACGTACGCGGCGTACGACCGGTTCTACAGCGCGGCCGAGAGCGTCGACGGCGTGGCCGACACCTGGGACCAGGGGGCGCTGCGCGGCAACTTCAACCAGCTCCGCAAGCTGAAGAAGAAGTACCCGCACATCAAGGTCCTGTTCTCGTTCGGCGGCTGGACCTACTCCGGCGGGTTCACCCAGGCCGCGCAGAACCCGGCCGCGTTCGCCGACTCCTGCTACCGGCTGCTGAAGGACCCGCGCTGGGCGGACGTCTTCGACGGCATCGACATCGACTGGGAGTACCCGAACGCCTGCGGCCTCTCCTGCGACTCGAGCGGCCCGGCGGCGTTCCGTAACCTGATGGCCGCGCTGCGCGCCAAGTTCGGCCCGGACTACCTGATCACGGCCGCGATCACGGCCGACGGCACCCCGGGCGGCAAGATCGACGCCGCCGACTACGCCGGCGCCGCGCAGTACGTCGACTGGTACAACGTCATGACCTACGACTACTTCGGCGCCTGGGCGCAGAACGGGCCGACCGCCCCGCACTCGCCGCTCACCTCCTACAACGGCATCCCGACGCCGGGCTTCTACGCCGACGCGGCGATCCAGAAGCTCAAGAGCAAGGGCGTCCCGGCGAGCAAGCTGCTGCTCGGCATCGGCTTCTACGGCCGCGGCTGGACCGGCGTGACCCAGAGCGCCCCCGGCGGCTCGGCCACCGGCCCGGCGCCCGGCACGTACGAGAACGGCGTCGAGGACTACAAGGTGCTCAAGACCAAGTGCCCGGCCACCGGCACCATCGCCGGCACCGCGTACGCCCACTGCGGCAACGAGTGGTGGAGCTACGACACCCCCGCCACGATCAACGGCAAGATGACCTACGCCAAGAACCAGGGCCTGGGCGGCGCGTTCTTCTGGGAACTCACCGGCGACACCGCGAACGGTGAGCTCATCACCGCGATCCACAACGGCCTGAAGTAG
- a CDS encoding sensor histidine kinase → MTARARIVGWMLLVAGIALAVAVFATWTFLLKRLDDRVNAELENEVEKLRGYVRTQVAARGGRPPDDVSRLLADYLAVNAPDRWETFFTIVDGAADKITAVAPPARLDTDDGLVRRLAAATRPTATWAESEAGTVRLAVIPVRVADPRPAHLVVAVFYDRQREEIVDAVRVLAIAGVAALGLAGAAGWLVAGRVLAPVRLVRQTAEAISDSSDLTRRLEVTGNDDVAALAATFNHMLDRLERAFAVQREFVDDAGHELRTPITVIRGHLELMGDDPEDRAQTLALVTDELDRMNRIVDDLLTLAKAEQPGFLSIEQVELADLTVSVVAKARALGDRKWRVEQVAEERIAADRQRLTQALMQLAANAVRHTRDGDEIAVGSAVRGGTVELWVSDSGPGVPPEDRERIFGRFVRGGPRSGSQDGAGLGLAIVRSIARAHGGDVHVEDAPIGGARFVITIPLREVA, encoded by the coding sequence GTGACCGCGCGTGCGCGCATCGTGGGCTGGATGCTGCTCGTCGCGGGCATCGCCCTCGCGGTCGCGGTGTTCGCCACGTGGACGTTCCTGCTGAAACGCCTCGACGACCGGGTCAACGCCGAGCTGGAGAACGAGGTCGAGAAGCTGCGCGGGTACGTCCGGACCCAGGTGGCCGCGCGGGGAGGGCGGCCACCCGACGACGTGTCCCGGCTGCTCGCCGACTACCTCGCGGTGAACGCGCCGGACCGGTGGGAGACGTTCTTCACCATCGTCGACGGCGCGGCCGACAAGATCACGGCGGTGGCGCCGCCCGCCCGGCTCGACACCGACGACGGGCTGGTACGGCGCCTCGCCGCGGCGACCCGGCCCACCGCGACGTGGGCGGAGAGCGAGGCGGGCACGGTACGGCTCGCGGTCATCCCGGTCCGGGTGGCCGACCCGCGCCCCGCGCACCTGGTGGTGGCGGTCTTCTACGACCGGCAGCGCGAGGAGATCGTGGACGCGGTCCGGGTGCTCGCGATCGCCGGCGTGGCGGCGCTCGGCCTCGCCGGCGCGGCCGGGTGGCTCGTCGCCGGCCGGGTGCTCGCCCCGGTCCGGCTGGTGCGGCAGACCGCCGAGGCGATCAGCGACTCCTCCGACCTCACCCGGCGGCTGGAGGTGACCGGGAACGACGACGTGGCCGCGCTCGCCGCGACCTTCAACCACATGCTCGACCGGCTGGAGCGGGCGTTCGCCGTGCAGCGCGAGTTCGTCGACGACGCCGGGCACGAGCTGCGCACCCCGATCACCGTGATCCGCGGGCACCTGGAGCTCATGGGCGACGACCCGGAGGACCGGGCGCAGACCCTCGCGCTCGTCACCGACGAGCTCGACCGGATGAACCGCATCGTCGACGACCTGCTCACCCTCGCCAAGGCCGAGCAGCCCGGGTTCCTCTCCATCGAGCAGGTCGAGCTCGCCGACCTCACGGTGAGCGTGGTGGCGAAGGCGCGGGCGCTCGGCGACCGCAAGTGGCGGGTGGAGCAGGTGGCCGAGGAGCGGATCGCGGCGGACCGCCAGCGGCTCACCCAGGCGCTCATGCAGCTCGCCGCGAACGCGGTGCGGCACACCCGGGACGGCGACGAGATCGCGGTGGGCTCGGCCGTACGGGGCGGGACGGTCGAGCTGTGGGTGAGCGACAGCGGGCCGGGGGTGCCGCCCGAGGACCGGGAGCGGATCTTCGGCCGGTTCGTGCGCGGCGGCCCGCGCAGCGGGTCGCAGGACGGCGCGGGCCTTGGGCTCGCCATCGTCCGCTCCATCGCCCGGGCGCACGGCGGCGACGTGCACGTGGAGGACGCCCCCATCGGCGGGGCCCGGTTCGTCATCACGATTCCGCTGCGGGAGGTTGCGTGA
- a CDS encoding DUF6328 family protein, whose protein sequence is MRAATSPGPDTGAPGRGETAEQRADRNFVELLQGFRVAVTGVQVLFAFLLTVPFSPAFATLSHTDRLLYMIALGAAAVASICYIAPAAQHRILFRRGVKEPLVHRSNVYGILGGIALVISMTAATVMVVDYLYGGAVPLVVGTGLALLGGWAWFLQPLISRHRAADVTSPAPERPPPPADPADQDRR, encoded by the coding sequence ATGCGAGCGGCCACCTCACCCGGGCCCGACACCGGCGCGCCGGGCCGCGGGGAGACCGCCGAACAGCGCGCCGACCGCAACTTCGTGGAGCTGCTGCAGGGCTTCCGCGTCGCGGTCACCGGCGTCCAGGTGCTGTTCGCGTTCCTGCTCACCGTGCCGTTCTCGCCGGCCTTCGCCACGCTGAGCCACACCGACCGCCTGCTCTACATGATCGCGCTCGGCGCCGCGGCGGTCGCCTCGATCTGCTACATCGCCCCCGCGGCCCAGCACCGCATCCTGTTCCGCCGCGGGGTCAAGGAGCCCCTCGTCCACCGCTCCAACGTGTACGGCATCCTCGGCGGCATCGCCCTGGTGATCTCGATGACCGCCGCCACCGTCATGGTCGTGGACTACCTGTACGGCGGCGCCGTACCGCTCGTCGTGGGCACGGGCCTCGCCCTGCTCGGCGGCTGGGCCTGGTTCCTGCAACCCCTGATCAGCCGCCACCGCGCCGCCGACGTGACCTCCCCCGCCCCCGAGCGGCCACCACCACCGGCCGACCCTGCCGACCAAGACCGGCGATGA
- a CDS encoding thermonuclease family protein, whose protein sequence is MNRTARLSAAACALAVTAPILAATPADAAAARPHLPKGTITAKVAKIVSGDTLDVRYQGGIRRVRLLGVDTPDPGRCWSREATARTAALLKAGRGVYLLRDKRLRDSSGRYLYYAWTPSGTFVNRNLVRYGFGRVVSVKLNVRYLPALRSDQAKAKQERLRIWSGRCGPLGRVGTGGAAGTGGSGASGASGKASGGSGKASGGTGSGGSGKASSGKGSGGLDPRFRTCAEANAAGYGPYVRGRDPEYSWYQDRDGDGVVCER, encoded by the coding sequence ATGAACCGAACGGCTCGCTTATCCGCCGCCGCGTGCGCCCTCGCCGTGACCGCCCCGATCCTCGCCGCCACCCCGGCCGACGCCGCCGCGGCCAGGCCGCACCTGCCGAAGGGCACGATCACGGCCAAGGTCGCCAAGATCGTGAGCGGGGACACCCTGGACGTCCGCTACCAGGGCGGGATCCGGCGCGTACGCCTGCTCGGGGTGGACACCCCCGACCCGGGCCGATGCTGGAGCCGCGAGGCGACCGCCCGCACCGCCGCCCTGCTCAAGGCCGGCAGAGGCGTGTACCTGCTGCGGGACAAGAGGCTCAGGGACTCCTCCGGCCGCTACCTGTACTACGCCTGGACGCCCTCGGGCACCTTCGTCAACCGCAACCTGGTCCGTTACGGCTTCGGACGGGTGGTGTCGGTCAAGCTCAACGTCCGCTACCTGCCGGCGCTGCGCTCCGACCAGGCCAAGGCGAAGCAGGAACGCCTGCGCATCTGGTCGGGCAGGTGCGGGCCGCTCGGCCGCGTCGGCACCGGTGGCGCCGCTGGGACGGGCGGCTCCGGCGCGTCCGGCGCCTCCGGCAAGGCGAGCGGCGGGTCCGGTAAGGCGAGCGGCGGCACGGGAAGCGGCGGCTCCGGCAAGGCGAGCAGCGGTAAGGGCAGCGGCGGCCTCGACCCGCGGTTCCGTACCTGCGCCGAGGCGAACGCCGCCGGTTACGGCCCGTACGTCCGCGGCCGGGACCCCGAGTACTCCTGGTACCAGGACCGAGACGGGGACGGCGTCGTCTGCGAGCGCTGA